A single region of the Nitrosomonas sp. Is79A3 genome encodes:
- a CDS encoding potassium channel family protein, translated as MMNENTSYVMALAISITIVTVCVVLHYEALRFLSRAVGIHMHKRIGVLVVMLGLLVAHVLEILIFASGYIVMQHGIGLGHITGMTEDNLFDFIYFSSVVYTTVGFGDLLPVGAIRILTAAEGLAGLAMITWSASFTFLAMQRLWPHLLTQSERNSKD; from the coding sequence ATGATGAATGAAAATACTTCCTACGTGATGGCATTAGCAATCTCCATTACTATCGTGACAGTCTGCGTAGTATTACATTACGAGGCATTGCGTTTCTTAAGCCGTGCGGTGGGCATACATATGCATAAGCGGATTGGGGTGCTGGTGGTGATGCTAGGATTGCTGGTGGCGCATGTGCTGGAAATTCTTATATTTGCTTCGGGTTACATAGTTATGCAGCATGGCATTGGATTGGGGCATATCACCGGGATGACCGAAGATAATTTATTTGATTTTATTTATTTTTCATCCGTTGTTTATACGACAGTCGGATTTGGCGACTTATTACCGGTTGGAGCCATCCGGATATTAACTGCTGCTGAAGGTTTGGCAGGATTAGCCATGATTACTTGGTCGGCTTCTTTTACGTTCCTGGCGATGCAGCGTCTATGGCCGCATCTATTGACACAATCGGAACGCAATTCCAAAGACTAA
- a CDS encoding Crp/Fnr family transcriptional regulator, translating into MTTRNIPAERANAMLSVIKEFQCLSHADIEMVAAACQWHRYEAGNEIVRYHDHTNSAFFIVQGEIRVMYHGLLGQEVILCDLSTGEMFGELTAIDGHPRSATVVARTSVLLASMHALDFQNLIYSNRQIAEIILKRLTGQVRRLTERVYDYSTLAVRNRIQSELLRLARNYMTSANAAIISPAPTQTEIANLVSTHREAVSRELNKLVKSELIMRQGHDLHVLDVAKLTEMVNAARGGF; encoded by the coding sequence ATGACCACACGAAATATACCGGCTGAGCGTGCTAATGCCATGCTATCTGTTATCAAGGAATTTCAATGTCTGTCACATGCAGATATTGAAATGGTTGCGGCTGCTTGTCAGTGGCATCGCTATGAGGCCGGGAATGAGATTGTGCGCTATCATGATCACACCAACAGCGCCTTTTTTATTGTGCAGGGTGAAATTCGTGTCATGTATCATGGCCTGTTGGGTCAGGAAGTTATTTTATGTGATTTATCCACCGGTGAGATGTTTGGTGAATTGACGGCGATTGATGGCCATCCCCGCTCGGCAACAGTGGTTGCCAGAACCAGTGTATTGCTGGCATCGATGCATGCGTTGGATTTTCAGAATCTGATTTATTCCAATCGCCAGATAGCCGAAATCATTCTGAAGCGCTTGACCGGCCAAGTTCGCCGCTTGACCGAACGCGTTTATGATTACAGCACACTGGCTGTGCGTAATCGTATTCAGTCGGAATTGCTGCGTTTGGCAAGGAATTACATGACATCTGCGAATGCTGCAATCATCTCTCCGGCGCCAACCCAGACTGAAATCGCCAATTTGGTCAGCACGCATCGTGAAGCCGTATCGCGAGAGCTGAATAAGCTGGTAAAAAGTGAGCTTATTATGCGTCAAGGGCACGATTTACATGTGTTGGACGTAGCCAAGCTGACAGAAATGGTCAATGCGGCGCGCGGCGGTTTCTAA
- the lolD gene encoding lipoprotein-releasing ABC transporter ATP-binding protein LolD — MNDTVISCRNLVKQFSQGDLAVPVLKGVNLDLIKGEMLAIVGASGSGKSTLLHILGGLDAPTSGNIRILGQDIAQINEEERCRLRNGSLGFIYQFHHLLPEFSALENVAMPLLIRRLPNQEAYDRAEDILKQVGLSHRLTHTPGELSGGERQRAAVARALVTQPACILADEPTGNLDRQTAESVFDLMLELNHRINASLVIVTHDSRLANRAQQIKQLIDGVLCDIPNA; from the coding sequence ATGAATGATACCGTCATCTCTTGCCGCAATCTGGTCAAGCAGTTTTCCCAGGGTGATTTGGCAGTTCCCGTATTAAAGGGCGTTAATCTGGATCTGATTAAAGGGGAAATGTTAGCGATTGTCGGCGCGTCCGGTTCCGGCAAAAGCACGTTGCTGCATATACTCGGCGGATTGGATGCGCCGACAAGCGGGAATATCCGGATTCTCGGACAAGATATCGCACAAATTAATGAAGAAGAGCGTTGCCGGTTACGCAATGGTTCACTCGGCTTCATTTATCAGTTTCATCATTTGTTACCGGAATTCAGCGCGCTGGAAAATGTGGCCATGCCGCTGCTAATTCGTAGATTGCCGAACCAGGAAGCGTATGACCGGGCAGAAGATATTTTGAAACAAGTTGGATTGAGTCATCGCCTGACACATACTCCCGGTGAATTATCCGGCGGTGAACGCCAGCGCGCTGCGGTTGCGCGTGCATTGGTTACACAACCCGCCTGCATCCTGGCTGATGAACCTACTGGAAATCTTGACCGGCAGACAGCTGAAAGCGTCTTTGATTTGATGCTGGAGTTGAACCATAGAATTAATGCCAGTCTGGTCATTGTGACGCACGATTCCCGTCTTGCCAATCGTGCCCAACAAATCAAGCAATTGATCGATGGCGTTTTATGCGATATTCCAAATGCATAA
- a CDS encoding EAL domain-containing protein, whose amino-acid sequence MKQHLKESAVLLVARILLLAIAYFAGGRLGLSIPYVDSSITLFWPPSGIALAALLVWRLTCWPGIFLGALAINLTVGDLTLPAAMGISFGNTVGPVLGALLLKRTVGFQNSFMRGCDVTAFLLIGPGSMLLSASGGVFSLYTGGKLPADLISQAWLGWWLGDTVGVLVFTPLLLFFRTYQMTPKFHFPQIKLEFILAMGGCLSLAWLVFGGIPEIGQLKLSLAFLVFPPLLWVGLRFNALGAFTAVMAITSMAVIGTAKGLGPFSRGNPQLDQLILCIFVATTTLIAFMMIGIQASRRQAEQNLRDSESRLRLALMAADQGLYDLNVQTGEAIVSPEYARMLGYDPLSFIETNASWRDRMHPEDRESVYQIYTDYISGLRKDYQVEFRQLTRQGEWKWILSLGKVVEWDHQGHPLRMLGTHTDISERKAKELILQQSEEALLRAQALAKLGSWHLNLESNMLTWSTETFQIFGIEDNTPLTYEGFLACVVPEDRERVDFAWQAALTGATYDIEHRINVKGQIKWVRERAEITVNGTGRLVEVLGTVEDISEHKRAEEEINQAKNLLRTVIDATPDWIFVKDRQHRFVLVNQAFANSQGLEPAAMLGRPDTDFWPENRCYGNPAENIRGFHTDDDEVFAGKRIHNPVDQVTLADGQLRWFDIIKLPLCNDVNGEIISVIGYAHDITERLSIESKYRSLIEQIPAVTYTAAINADFHTIYVSPQLESQLGYSVKEWLDNPQLWIKQIHPDDRERVMSGLSISLMTGAPYHSEYRIYKKGGSIAWVRDDAVWLKDTDGKPKLLQGVMFDITYQRQAEEELGSALEELQVSEKHQRELRTLAEREQSRMGALLSAMSIGILFEDNERQVEYVNPAFLRMWGINEHENLLHTPTKAVLERAVERFVQPILASKQVLNVLDTHEISERFELELNDERILTQSSYPVNDIKCLIIGRLWIYEDITQQRQTAQQLLYLAERDPLTGLYNRHRFQEELDNLIATSLRSHHKFALIYFDLDDFKYINDTFGHKAGDTVLVRTAGEISSIVRHIEVFARLGGDEFAILSLIQPTDDIGILPARIVTSIAAIPLHFGGTNIRLTTSVGVAVFPEHGETAEDLVAHADTAMYQAKNQGKNTWAIYDATRDSSEVMMHRLTWYNRIAQALEQDLFQIHFQGVYETAHNRLIHLEILVRMRDTNEPDNLIMPGQFIPIAEKNGQIVNIDRWVIKRSIELLNQHPDIPPVAINISGRTFDDPAIPNFIRSLLSEFNVNPERLIIELTETAAVSDIQDAQRFIEAVHQAGCRVCLDDFGSGFSTFGYLKYLGVEILKIDGLFIRDLPNNRDNQIFVKAMVEVARGLGKITVAEFVEDAATLEMVKNLGIDLAQGYYFGRPGADIPS is encoded by the coding sequence ATGAAACAACACCTAAAAGAATCAGCGGTCCTTCTCGTAGCACGGATTCTGCTACTGGCAATAGCTTATTTCGCCGGAGGAAGGCTTGGGTTAAGCATACCTTATGTGGATTCCAGCATCACTTTGTTCTGGCCGCCGTCTGGGATAGCGTTGGCGGCACTTTTGGTATGGAGACTCACGTGCTGGCCCGGTATCTTTCTGGGCGCGCTTGCTATAAACCTGACTGTCGGTGATCTGACGCTACCGGCTGCTATGGGAATTTCTTTCGGTAATACCGTAGGCCCGGTATTGGGAGCTTTGCTACTCAAACGAACGGTCGGATTCCAGAACAGCTTCATGCGCGGATGTGATGTGACAGCCTTCTTGCTAATCGGGCCAGGTAGCATGCTATTGTCCGCAAGTGGTGGTGTCTTTTCGTTGTATACCGGCGGGAAGCTGCCGGCTGATTTGATATCCCAGGCTTGGTTAGGCTGGTGGCTTGGCGACACTGTGGGAGTTTTGGTTTTTACTCCACTGCTTCTGTTCTTTAGAACTTATCAAATGACTCCCAAATTCCACTTTCCACAGATTAAGTTGGAGTTTATTTTAGCCATGGGGGGATGTCTTTCCTTAGCATGGCTGGTATTCGGTGGTATTCCGGAGATTGGTCAACTCAAGTTGTCGCTTGCTTTCCTGGTGTTCCCTCCTTTGCTATGGGTAGGTTTACGCTTCAATGCTTTAGGGGCTTTTACTGCAGTCATGGCGATTACCTCGATGGCTGTGATAGGAACCGCTAAAGGTTTAGGTCCTTTTTCCAGAGGAAATCCTCAGCTCGATCAATTGATCTTGTGCATTTTTGTGGCGACTACGACGCTTATTGCCTTCATGATGATTGGCATCCAGGCCAGCCGGCGTCAAGCTGAGCAAAACTTGCGTGATAGTGAGTCGCGCCTACGCTTGGCGCTGATGGCGGCAGATCAAGGTCTCTATGACCTCAATGTGCAGACAGGGGAGGCAATCGTAAGTCCAGAATACGCCCGCATGCTAGGTTATGATCCGCTCTCTTTTATAGAAACCAATGCCAGCTGGCGTGATCGTATGCATCCCGAAGATCGTGAATCTGTTTATCAGATTTACACAGACTATATCAGCGGATTACGTAAAGACTATCAGGTGGAGTTCCGGCAACTCACCCGGCAAGGCGAATGGAAATGGATACTTTCCTTAGGTAAAGTGGTTGAGTGGGATCACCAAGGCCACCCGCTACGAATGTTGGGTACACACACCGACATCAGCGAGCGAAAAGCGAAGGAGCTTATTCTACAGCAAAGTGAAGAAGCCCTTCTGCGCGCGCAAGCGTTAGCTAAACTTGGAAGCTGGCACCTCAATTTAGAAAGCAATATGCTGACATGGTCTACAGAAACATTCCAGATTTTTGGCATTGAAGACAACACACCGCTTACTTATGAAGGTTTCCTGGCATGCGTTGTACCAGAGGATCGAGAGCGAGTTGATTTTGCCTGGCAAGCAGCCTTAACAGGCGCGACATACGATATCGAACATCGAATCAATGTGAAAGGACAAATAAAATGGGTGAGGGAACGCGCTGAGATTACGGTCAATGGTACCGGCAGACTAGTTGAAGTATTGGGAACTGTAGAAGATATCAGCGAGCATAAACGAGCAGAAGAAGAAATTAATCAGGCAAAAAATTTATTACGTACTGTTATTGATGCCACCCCGGATTGGATTTTTGTAAAAGACAGACAGCATCGTTTTGTATTGGTAAACCAAGCCTTCGCGAACAGCCAAGGACTGGAGCCGGCAGCAATGCTCGGCAGACCGGATACGGATTTCTGGCCAGAAAATCGATGTTATGGCAATCCAGCTGAAAATATCCGAGGATTTCATACGGATGACGACGAGGTATTTGCTGGCAAAAGAATCCATAATCCTGTTGATCAGGTGACGCTTGCGGATGGCCAGTTGCGCTGGTTTGATATCATAAAATTACCGTTATGCAACGATGTGAACGGTGAAATCATCAGCGTCATAGGGTATGCGCACGACATTACAGAGCGCTTGAGTATCGAATCGAAGTACCGGTCACTGATCGAACAAATCCCGGCTGTGACCTACACCGCTGCCATTAATGCTGATTTCCATACCATTTACGTTAGCCCGCAGCTCGAATCACAACTTGGCTATAGTGTGAAAGAATGGCTTGATAATCCGCAACTCTGGATCAAACAGATACATCCTGATGATAGAGAGCGCGTTATGTCTGGTTTGTCGATCAGCCTGATGACGGGAGCGCCTTATCATTCAGAATATCGTATCTATAAAAAAGGCGGCAGCATTGCCTGGGTCCGGGATGATGCAGTTTGGCTGAAAGATACAGATGGGAAACCTAAGCTGCTACAAGGTGTGATGTTTGATATTACGTACCAAAGACAAGCGGAGGAAGAATTAGGATCAGCCTTAGAAGAATTACAGGTTTCCGAGAAACATCAGCGCGAATTGCGCACCCTGGCAGAGCGAGAACAAAGCCGCATGGGCGCATTACTTTCTGCCATGAGCATTGGTATTTTATTCGAAGACAATGAACGGCAAGTAGAATATGTTAATCCAGCATTTTTGCGCATGTGGGGGATTAATGAACATGAAAATTTATTGCATACGCCCACTAAAGCTGTACTTGAGCGTGCCGTCGAGCGCTTTGTGCAGCCTATCCTTGCCTCCAAGCAAGTGCTGAATGTGCTGGATACGCATGAAATTAGTGAACGGTTTGAACTTGAACTGAATGACGAGCGGATACTTACTCAGTCATCCTACCCGGTAAACGATATTAAATGCCTAATTATTGGGCGGTTGTGGATTTATGAAGATATTACGCAACAGCGTCAAACTGCCCAACAGCTTCTCTATCTGGCTGAGCGCGATCCATTGACCGGTTTGTATAACCGCCATCGCTTTCAGGAGGAGCTGGATAATCTGATTGCAACATCTTTACGCAGTCATCATAAATTTGCACTGATCTATTTTGATTTGGATGATTTTAAATACATTAACGATACATTTGGGCACAAAGCTGGTGATACGGTACTGGTGCGAACTGCTGGGGAAATTTCCAGTATTGTTCGGCATATCGAAGTATTTGCCCGCTTAGGCGGGGATGAGTTCGCCATCCTGAGCCTTATACAGCCGACTGATGATATCGGCATACTGCCCGCTCGTATTGTGACGTCTATTGCAGCTATTCCGCTACATTTCGGTGGAACTAACATTCGGCTGACTACGAGTGTTGGTGTGGCCGTTTTTCCTGAACACGGCGAAACAGCAGAGGACTTAGTTGCTCATGCAGATACCGCCATGTATCAGGCCAAGAATCAGGGCAAGAATACCTGGGCAATCTACGATGCTACTCGTGACTCTTCTGAAGTCATGATGCATAGGCTGACTTGGTATAACCGGATTGCTCAGGCACTTGAGCAAGATCTGTTTCAAATTCATTTCCAGGGTGTATACGAAACTGCGCACAATAGATTGATTCATCTAGAAATACTCGTCAGAATGCGGGATACGAATGAACCGGATAATTTGATTATGCCCGGTCAATTTATCCCTATCGCAGAAAAAAACGGGCAGATTGTCAACATTGATCGATGGGTTATCAAGCGCAGCATCGAGCTACTGAATCAGCATCCGGATATACCGCCGGTGGCAATTAACATTTCCGGGCGTACGTTTGACGATCCGGCTATTCCCAATTTTATTCGTAGCTTGCTTAGCGAATTCAATGTGAATCCGGAACGCCTTATTATTGAGTTGACAGAAACCGCAGCGGTATCAGATATCCAAGATGCCCAGCGTTTTATCGAGGCAGTTCATCAAGCTGGTTGCCGTGTTTGCTTGGATGATTTTGGCAGCGGATTCTCGACTTTTGGCTATCTAAAATATTTAGGAGTTGAAATTCTCAAGATAGATGGGCTATTTATCCGTGATCTTCCCAATAACCGGGATAATCAGATTTTTGTCAAAGCCATGGTAGAAGTCGCGCGTGGACTTGGCAAGATAACTGTTGCCGAATTCGTTGAAGATGCAGCCACGCTTGAAATGGTAAAGAACCTGGGTATCGATCTTGCGCAAGGTTATTACTTTGGGCGCCCGGGAGCAGATATTCCCAGTTAA
- a CDS encoding lipoprotein-releasing ABC transporter permease subunit, whose amino-acid sequence MSPYELFIGLRYTRAKKRNHFISFISLISLMGITLGMTALITVMSVMNGFQKEVRTRILGVASHVQIGSIHGNLSHWQQTAEEAVKHPFVEAAAPYVNAQGMLSHNQVVQGVVVRGVLPTMEDKVADFGRMMASGKLDNLVPGEFGIVIGMELARSMGTFLGDKIVLISPQGQVTPAGILPRLKQFTVVGIFEAGHFEYDSGLVLIHMFDAQKLYRMDNDDVSGVRLKLKDLFLAPQVVQELPAMLTIDSYISDWTKQHANYFRAIQIEKRMLSLILALIIAVAAFNIVSTLVMAVTDKESDIAILRTLGASPRSIMKIFIVQGTFIGVFGTFLGVAGGMLLAYNVGEVVAFIESLFHVQFLSREIYYISKIPTDPQMGDITTVAVTSFILSLLATIYPSYRASKVNPAEALRYE is encoded by the coding sequence GTGTCCCCTTATGAACTTTTCATTGGTTTACGCTATACGCGTGCCAAAAAACGCAATCATTTCATCTCGTTTATTTCATTGATTTCTCTGATGGGTATTACGCTGGGAATGACGGCACTCATTACCGTCATGTCGGTCATGAATGGGTTCCAGAAAGAAGTGCGTACACGGATTCTAGGCGTCGCTTCGCATGTTCAGATCGGTAGCATTCATGGCAATCTGAGTCACTGGCAGCAAACCGCAGAAGAAGCCGTTAAGCATCCATTCGTAGAAGCTGCCGCGCCTTATGTCAATGCGCAAGGTATGCTATCGCACAACCAAGTTGTTCAAGGCGTTGTTGTGCGTGGTGTTCTGCCGACGATGGAGGACAAGGTGGCGGATTTTGGAAGAATGATGGCTAGCGGAAAGTTGGATAATCTGGTGCCGGGCGAATTTGGTATCGTCATCGGCATGGAATTGGCCCGATCTATGGGCACTTTCCTCGGTGATAAAATTGTTTTAATTTCACCGCAAGGGCAAGTCACGCCAGCGGGTATCTTGCCACGGTTAAAGCAATTCACCGTGGTCGGCATCTTCGAAGCAGGGCATTTTGAATATGACTCCGGATTGGTTCTGATTCACATGTTCGATGCGCAAAAACTTTATCGCATGGATAACGATGATGTTTCCGGTGTGCGGCTGAAGCTGAAGGATTTGTTTCTGGCACCTCAAGTTGTTCAAGAATTACCCGCGATGCTGACGATCGACAGCTATATCAGTGACTGGACAAAACAGCATGCCAATTATTTTCGTGCAATCCAGATCGAGAAACGCATGTTATCGTTGATTCTTGCATTGATTATTGCGGTGGCAGCATTCAATATTGTTTCCACATTGGTAATGGCGGTGACCGACAAAGAATCGGATATCGCGATTTTACGTACCCTCGGCGCAAGCCCGCGCAGCATTATGAAGATATTCATTGTGCAGGGGACGTTTATTGGCGTTTTTGGCACTTTTCTGGGCGTTGCGGGTGGTATGCTGCTAGCCTACAACGTGGGTGAGGTGGTGGCATTTATTGAAAGTTTATTCCACGTTCAGTTCTTGTCGCGGGAGATTTATTACATCAGCAAGATTCCAACCGATCCGCAGATGGGGGATATCACGACTGTTGCCGTAACCTCATTTATCCTTAGCCTGCTGGCAACGATTTATCCCAGCTATCGTGCTTCCAAAGTTAATCCGGCAGAGGCGTTACGCTATGAATGA
- a CDS encoding ABC transporter ATP-binding protein, which produces MRTLFTYIMVFPRRSAFVLIALLIAGIAEGLSLTALLPLLSIAVGDSGESGDSGIGKFMEKALQDIGIEPTLDAILIIIVGGMFLKGVVLLLANRQVGYTVAHVATALRLDLIEALLASKWQYYLRQPVGSLANSVATEAYRAANGFEHSVNVLALAIQVLVYAIVALFISWEATLASLIIGLFLLIVLNSLVSATRRAGNKQTQLLRNLLTYLSDVLGSVKSLKAMARDNVADAILHEQTQHLEKATRREVMNRAALTALQEPILAALTASGLYLALVVWQLSLPEVMLMVFLLTRILGLLNKTQRRHQQLAAQESAYWALRKAAEDARAAAERATGTLQPTLQKGISLQHVKFDYGQKTIFKDLSIEIPINSFTAVMGPSGAGKSTLLDLLCGLAEPQSGEVQIDGISLHDINLRQWRHMIGYVSQDTILLHDTVMNNILVGESALTAADAERALRQAGAWDFVNALPEGLQTVVGERGGLLSGGQRQRIAIARALAHNPPFLILDEPTSALDPESEKTICETLQKLAKELTVIAVSHQPAVINAADRVFILSNGMAEPLSQAAHLSNELSSERSS; this is translated from the coding sequence ATGCGTACTTTATTTACGTACATTATGGTTTTTCCCCGGCGCAGCGCTTTTGTTCTGATTGCATTGCTGATTGCCGGTATCGCTGAAGGCTTGAGTTTAACAGCGCTGCTGCCTTTATTATCGATCGCTGTCGGCGATTCAGGCGAGTCGGGCGATTCGGGCATCGGTAAATTCATGGAGAAAGCGCTGCAAGATATCGGGATTGAACCCACGCTGGATGCGATCTTGATCATTATCGTTGGCGGTATGTTTCTCAAAGGTGTGGTGCTGCTGCTGGCTAATCGCCAGGTGGGATACACTGTTGCGCATGTGGCGACGGCCCTACGGCTGGATCTTATAGAAGCTTTGCTGGCCAGCAAGTGGCAATACTATTTGCGGCAACCTGTCGGATCGCTCGCCAATTCGGTTGCGACGGAAGCTTATCGCGCAGCCAACGGTTTTGAACACAGTGTTAACGTGCTGGCACTCGCCATTCAAGTGCTGGTATATGCCATCGTGGCATTGTTTATTTCATGGGAAGCAACACTGGCGTCATTGATCATTGGCTTGTTCCTGCTGATTGTGTTGAATAGCTTAGTCAGCGCAACTCGGCGTGCAGGTAACAAGCAAACCCAATTACTGCGTAATTTATTAACGTACTTATCCGATGTGCTAGGTTCGGTGAAATCACTGAAAGCTATGGCGCGTGACAATGTTGCCGACGCTATTCTGCACGAACAGACGCAACACTTGGAAAAAGCCACACGCCGGGAAGTGATGAATAGAGCCGCGCTAACCGCGCTGCAAGAGCCCATACTTGCTGCTCTGACAGCCAGCGGCCTTTACCTTGCTTTGGTAGTATGGCAATTATCTTTGCCGGAAGTCATGTTGATGGTTTTTTTGCTGACGCGGATTCTGGGACTGCTGAATAAAACACAGCGCAGACACCAGCAATTGGCCGCGCAAGAAAGCGCTTACTGGGCTTTACGTAAGGCTGCAGAGGATGCGCGCGCAGCGGCAGAAAGAGCAACGGGAACACTGCAGCCTACGCTGCAAAAAGGCATTTCATTGCAGCATGTCAAATTCGATTATGGCCAGAAAACTATATTCAAAGATCTGAGTATCGAAATACCGATTAACTCATTTACTGCGGTCATGGGACCATCCGGTGCCGGCAAAAGCACTTTGCTGGATCTGCTCTGTGGATTGGCCGAACCACAGTCCGGCGAAGTCCAGATCGACGGCATATCTCTGCATGATATCAATTTGCGCCAATGGCGCCACATGATTGGCTATGTTTCGCAAGATACTATTTTGCTGCATGACACGGTGATGAATAACATTCTGGTTGGAGAGTCCGCACTGACCGCTGCCGACGCAGAACGGGCACTACGTCAGGCCGGTGCTTGGGATTTTGTCAATGCTTTGCCGGAAGGACTGCAAACGGTTGTGGGTGAGCGTGGCGGGCTGCTTTCCGGCGGACAGCGCCAGCGCATCGCCATCGCACGGGCGCTGGCTCATAATCCACCCTTCTTAATTCTGGATGAACCCACCAGCGCACTGGACCCGGAAAGCGAAAAAACTATCTGTGAAACACTACAGAAATTGGCCAAAGAATTGACAGTTATTGCTGTTTCGCATCAACCGGCTGTCATCAATGCGGCAGATCGTGTGTTTATACTTTCCAATGGTATGGCGGAACCGTTGTCGCAGGCAGCGCACCTGAGTAACGAGCTCAGCAGTGAGCGATCCAGTTAA
- a CDS encoding YiiX/YebB-like N1pC/P60 family cysteine hydrolase, translated as MGQVTEFVGRGLARFLTKPVRQSTQVATISQEKLATALQPGDVLLVEGNTRISVAIKYLTQSTWSHAALYVGNVLPHSAPWQLPQVLIEADLKEGVRAISLAHYAQMHTRICRPVGLSDEDRKRVVDYVIARIGHHYDLKHIFDLVRYLLPTLPVPTRFRRRLLALGSGDPTRAICSTLIAQAFESVRYPILPEIQRTWSDNPMHADCYAEIYHIRHHSLYTPRDFDISPFFDIIKPAIENGFDYRSLPWSDTTHDLKKIPCKSTEINAD; from the coding sequence ATGGGCCAGGTAACTGAATTTGTCGGCCGTGGTCTGGCACGATTCCTAACCAAGCCAGTGCGGCAAAGCACCCAGGTTGCCACGATCAGTCAGGAAAAACTCGCAACAGCTTTGCAACCCGGAGATGTTCTATTGGTTGAAGGAAATACCCGTATCAGTGTCGCTATCAAATATCTTACGCAATCCACCTGGTCGCATGCGGCACTGTATGTCGGTAATGTACTTCCCCATAGCGCACCCTGGCAGCTACCGCAGGTATTGATTGAAGCCGATCTGAAAGAAGGCGTGCGCGCAATATCATTGGCACACTATGCGCAAATGCACACCCGGATTTGCCGGCCTGTCGGTTTGAGCGACGAGGATCGCAAACGGGTTGTCGATTATGTAATTGCACGTATCGGTCATCACTATGACCTCAAGCATATTTTCGATCTCGTTCGGTATCTTCTACCCACTCTGCCGGTGCCCACAAGATTCCGCAGACGCCTACTGGCCCTTGGCAGCGGCGATCCGACACGCGCTATCTGTTCCACCCTGATCGCACAAGCGTTTGAATCGGTGCGCTATCCAATCTTACCGGAGATTCAGCGCACTTGGTCAGACAATCCAATGCACGCAGATTGCTATGCAGAAATCTACCACATACGCCATCACAGTCTGTACACACCGCGCGATTTCGACATATCACCCTTCTTCGACATTATAAAACCAGCAATCGAAAATGGCTTTGACTACCGGTCACTACCCTGGAGTGACACCACACACGATTTAAAGAAGATTCCATGCAAGTCAACGGAAATAAACGCAGATTAG